The following are encoded together in the Tamandua tetradactyla isolate mTamTet1 chromosome 14, mTamTet1.pri, whole genome shotgun sequence genome:
- the MAP1A gene encoding microtubule-associated protein 1A isoform X3 has translation MGDTMEKKRRKGPLRRGMRLLTEQPVYSQRTLCHQSEILETIILVNPSADSISSEVHHLLSSPSAHKLLILSGQNLEPGGDLILQSGTYSYQNFAQVLHNPEIAQLLSNRDPGIQASLTVSCLGEGDWSHLGLSSSQETLHLRLNPEPTLPTMDGVAEFSEYVSETVDVPSPFDLLEPPTSGGFLKLSKPCCYIFPGGRGDSALFAVNGFNILVDGGSDRKSCFWKLVRHLDRIDSVLLTHIGADNLPGINGLLQRKVAEQEEEQSQGSSSYSDWVKNLISPELGVVFFNVPEKLRLPDASRKAKRSIEEACLTLQHLNRLGIQAEPLYRVVSNTIEPLTLFHKMGVGRLDMYILNPVKDSKEMQFLMQKWAGNSKAKTGIVLANGKEAEISVPYLTSITALVVWLPANPTEKIVRVLFPGNAPQNKILEGLEKLRHLDFLRYPVATQKDLAAGAVPANLKPSKIKQRADSKESLKATTKTAVSKLAKREEVAEEGAKEVRSELAKELAKTEKKAKEPSEKPLEKPAKPEKVRTESTEALKAEKRKLIKDKVGKKHLKEKISKLEEKKDKEKKEIKKERKELKKDEGKKEEKKDAKKEEKRKDTKPEVKKISKPDLKPFTPEVRKTLYKAKGPGRVKMDKSRSSRGEKELSSEPRTPPAQKGTVPLPPVSRHRELVLSSPEDLTQDFEEMKREERRLLAEQKDTGQGDKALPVEQGPPSTATQGTPLSGPGLEQEESVIKEKDVVPDIPEEQGSKDRGPDSGAETEEEKDTWEEKKQREAGRLPDRPEAREESEPEVKEDVIEKAELEEMEEVHPSDDEEEEETKAESFYQKHMQEALKVTPKNRETLGGRELGLQGKVPEKETSSFLSSLATPAGVTEHVSYIQDETIPGYSETEQTISDEEIHDEPEERPPPPRFPSSTYDLPGSEGPGPFEASQPADSATPATSSKGYGAPDTEILTYPPNMVAAPLAEEEHVSSATSITECDKLSSFATSVAEDQSVASLTAPQTEETGKSSLLLDTVTSIPSSRTEATQGLDYVPSAGTISPTSSLEEDKGFKSPPCEDFSVTGESERRGEIVGRSLPGEKAVEEEEETANVELSEKLRSQYGTPMFGAPGHTLHPGEPALGEVEERCLSPDDSTVKMASPPASGPPSATHTPFHQSPVEEKSEPQEFQEADSLGDTRHIQGIEKEDTAEETVEPGPEECILEKEVKISPPRSPQAQEAPVSITGRHTGCTIQLLPEQDKAIVFETMEAGEPTSPNSGAEVLPRDLRTSLQESDKPQKDEVPQFPDHSLSSEDAESVSILSVVSPDAANQEPTPKSPCGLKEQHLNKNLWPEMSPEDTRSLSLSEESPSKETSLDISSKQLSPESLGTLQFGELSLGKEEKGPLMLAEDTPQPSATVSVLEPHAATVLPPTDEATEYPAQIDITDESPDRKLPTSSFSHATLLENGKHSPGVITSPGEHILTADSSLTKSPESLPSPAMEDIAMEWEDKVPGSKDKTPEQDKIPEPKDEFLQKDKTLEQKDIVIEQKGIVIGQKDEALEEKSKAGEQEDKALEQKDEDLEQKTKSLDQKDMALEPKSIDLKENNRDSELREKALGQKDMDLEQKDTDLKQKDIEQKDKALEQKDKILGEKDRASKQKVRDFEQKEEEFECEYKAPEVSVPEQKDKTEKQNDKTLEKKDQALEEKYWALGQKDEALEQNNKADEQKSKALEEKDKTWRQESPEQDDKAMKEKEKILEEKSPKKVKAVEQIEEALLEKTKALGLEEIPVQEDKIQEQEEKYWKKEQDVVQEWREIAPIRAEPVGEQKETAPAWKDTSPEKEDRYWRGREEIALEQDPYWRELSCERKVWFPHELDGQGAHSRYAEERESTFLDEGPDDEREVPPLEHTPRSPWASDFKGFQEPSSQKGQEVEHWLAESPVGQPPEEEDKLTRSPFEIISPPASPPEIVGQRVPPAPGQEGPIPEPKPMTPMRSEPTTPSWLADIPPWVPKDRPLPPAPLSPAPAPPSSAPEPLTPAPFSWGTLEYDSVVAAVQEGAAELEGGPYSPLGKDYRKAEGEREDEGGTGASDSSPCSSKISEADKSHATTEQDQTEPEQREPTPYPDERSFQYADIYEQMMLTGLGPACPTREPPLGAAGDWPSHISTKEEAAGRNTSAEKELPSPVSPNSLQSDTSTFSYAALVGPTVPSRQELEPGPSVEPGPTPPAVPPRAPIPLSKGPSPPLNGNILSCSPDRRTSSPKESGQGHWDNTTSDSELEKGAQEQSEKEAQSPTPPHLIPSGPSTLWPASEALTSSSSGSPLGPTRPSLDFPASAFGFSSLQPAPPQLPSPAEPRSAPCGSLAFSGNRALVLVPGPPTKARHDEYLEVTKAPSLDSSLPQLPSPSSPGVPLLSNLPRPASPALSEGSSSEATTPVISSVAERFPPDLEAAEKGSGELIPGMEPAAHSLWDLTPLSPAPPASFDLGPTPAPSLSGDMDDGTLPCRLECSGAATNKSSPFQGPSEDHSANGPTEISPNPPGPAPAKAEKEEAEACPAWERGAWPEGAERRAGPDTLLSPELLCPGGAPGSQSSSISPEAEAGPQGCAAEPWPHHQELSPSFLNPPLPRSTDDNEVLIEEARVVGRGERRRAGGSGATGVPCPGADETPPTSASDSGSSQSDSDVPPETEECPSITAEAALDSDEDGDFLPVDKAGGISGTHHPRLGHDPPPLPQPDPRPSPPRPDVCMADPEGLSSESGRVERLREKEKVQGRVGRKAPGRAKPVSPARRLDFRGKRSPTPGKGPADRASRAPPKPRSTPSQVTPAEEKDGHSPMSKGLVNGLKAGPTALGSKGGTGPPVYVDLAYIPNHCSGKTADLDFFRRVRASYYVVSGNDPANGEPSRAVLDALLEGKAQWGENLQVTLIPTHDTEVTREWYQQTHEQQQQLNVLVLASSSTVVMQDESFPACKIEF, from the exons ATGGGGGACACtatggaaaagaagagaagaaaagggccATTAAGACGTGGCATGCGACTCCTCACAGAACAACCGGTTTACA GCCAGAGGACCCTCTGCCACCAGAGTGAGATCCTAGAGACCATCATCCTGGTAAATCCCAGTGCAGACAGCATAAGCTCTGAG GTTCACCATCTTCTTAGCAGCCCATCAGCTCACAAACTACTGATCTTGAGTGGGCAAAATTTAGAGCCTGGGGGGGACCTCATCCTACAGAGTGGCACATACTCCTACCAAAACTTTGCCCAAGTCCTTCATAACCCAGAG ATTGCCCAATTGCTCAGCAATAGAGACCCTGGGATCCAGGCCTCCCTTACAGTGTCCTGCTTAGGGGAGGGTGATTGGAGCCACCTGGGACTATCCAGTTCCCAAGAGACCCTGCACCTCCGGCTAAACCCTGAGCCCACACTGCCCACCATGGATGGCGTGGCTGAATTTTCCGAGTACGTCTCTGAGACCGTGGATGTGCCCTCCCCCTTTGACCTGCTAGAGCCCCCCACCTCAGGGGGCTTCCTGAAACTCTCCAAGCCTTGTTGCTACATCTTCCCTGGTGGCCGTGGGGACTCTGCCCTCTTTGCCGTCAATGGTTTCAACATCCTGGTGGATGGTGGCTCTGATCGGAAGTCCTGCTTCTGGAAGCTGGTGCGGCATCTGGACCGCATAGACTCGGTGCTGCTCACACACATTGGGGCAGACAATCTGCCAGGCATCAATGGTCTTCTGCAGCGCAAAGTGGCGGAACAAGAAGAGGAGCAGTCCCAGGGCTCTAGCAGCTACAGTGACTGGGTGAAGAATCTCATCTCCCCTGAGCTTGGAGTTGTCTTCTTTAATGTGCCTGAGAAGCTGCGGCTGCCTGATGCCTCCCGGAAGGCCAAGCGCAGCATAGAGGAAGCCTGCCTCACTCTACAGCACCTAAATCGCCTGGGCATTCAGGCTGAGCCTCTGTACCGTGTGGTCAGTAACACCATTGAGCCACTGACCCTATTCCACAAGATGGGTGTGGGCCGGCTGGACATGTACATCCTCAACCCAGTCAAGGACAGCAAGGAAATGCAGTTCCTCATGCAAAAGTGGGCAGGCAATAGTAAAGCCAAGACAGGTATCGTGCTGGCCAATGGGAAGGAGGCTGAGATCTCAGTGCCCTACCTGACCTCTATTACTGCTCTTGTGGTGTGGCTACCAGCCAACCCCACTGAGAAGATTGTGCGTGTACTTTTCCCAGGGAATGCTCCCCAAAACAAGATCTTGGAGGGCCTGGAAAAGCTTCGGCACCTGGATTTTCTGCGCTACCCTGTGGCCACGCAGAAGGACCTGGCTGCTGGGGCTGTACCTGCCAACCTCAAGCCCAGCAAAATCAAACAGCGAGCTGACAGCAAGGAGAGCCTCAAAGCTACTACGAAGACAGCCGTGAGCAAGCTGGCCAAACGGGAGGAGGTGGCTGAAGAGGGAGCCAAGGAGGTCCGCTCAGAACTAGCCAAGGAGTTAGCTAAGAcagaaaagaaggcaaaagaGCCATCTGAGAAGCCCCTAGAGAAGCCTGCCAAGCCTGAGAAGGTGAGGACAGAGTCAACTGAGGCACTGAAGGCAGAGAAACGAAAGCTGATCAAGGACAAAGTGGGGAAAAAGCACCTAAAAGAAAAGATatcaaaactggaagagaaaaaagacaaagagaaaaaagagatcaagaaggagagaaaggagctcAAGAaggatgaaggaaagaaggaggagaagaaggatgccaagaaggaagagaagaggaaagataCCAAACCTGAGGTCAAGAAGATTTCCAAGCCAGACCTGAAGCCCTTTACCCCTGAAGTACGTAAGACCCTCTACAAAGCCAAGGGCCCTGGAAGAGTCAAGATGGACAAGAGTCGGTCTTCCCGTGGGGAGAAGGAACTGTCCTCTGAACCCCGGACACCCCCAGCACAGAAGGGGACAGTACCTCTCCCACCAGTTAGTAGGCACAGGGAGCTGGTCCTGTCCTCACCAGAGGACCTCACACAGGATTTTGAGGAGATGAAGCGTGAGGAGAGGAGATTGCTGGCTGAACAAAAGGACACAGGACAAGGAGACAAAGCACTCCCTGTGGAGCAGGGACCCCCAAGCACAGCTACCCAGGGAACACCACTCTCTGGCCCAGGCCTGGAACAAGAAGAGTCTGTAATTAAGGAGAAAGATGTTGTGCCAGACATCCCTGAGGAACAAGGCAGCAAGGACAGAGGCCCAGATTCTGGGGCTgaaacagaggaagagaaagatacctgGGAGGAAAAGAAGCAGAGGGAAGCAGGAAGGCTCCCAGATAGaccagaagccagagaagaaAGTGAACCTGAGGTAAAGGAGGATGTGATAGAGAAGGCcgaattagaagaaatggaggAGGTACACCCTTCAGatgatgaggaagaggaagagacaaAAGCTGAGAGTTTTTACCAAAAGCATATGCAGGAAGCCTTGAAAGTAACCCCAAAGAACAGGGAGACTCTCGGCGGCCGGGAACTGGGACTCCAGGGTAAGGTCCCTGAAAAGGAGACCTCATCATTCTTAAGCAGCCTGGCCACACCTGCAGGAGTCACTGAGCATGTCTCTTACATTCAGGATGAAACAATTCCTGGTTACTCAGAAACTGAGCAGACCATCTCAGATGAGGAGATACATGATGAGCCGGAGGAGCGCCCACCTCCACCCAGATTTCCCTCAAGTACATATGACCTCCCTGGGTCTGAAGGTCCTGGACCCTTTGAGGCCAGCCAGCCTGCAGATAGTGCTACTCCTGCCACTTCCAGCAAAGGCTATGGAGCACCAGACACTGAAATCCTCACCTATCCCCCCAACATGGTGGCTGCCCCTTTGGCTGAAGAAGAACATGTGTCCTCAGCCACTTCGATTACGGAGTGTGACAAGCTTTCTTCCTTTGCCACATCAGTAGCTGAGGACCAGTCTGTGGCCTCACTCACAGCTCCCCAGACAGAGGAGACAGGCAAGAGCTCCCTGCTGCTTGACACAGTCACAAGCATCCCCTCCTCCCGCACTGAAGCCACTCAGGGCTTGGACTACGTGCCATCAGCTGGTACCATCTCACCCACCTCCTCACTGGAAGAAGACAAGGGCTTCAAATCACCACCCTGTGAAGACTTTTCTGTGACTGGGGAGtctgagaggagaggagagataGTAGGGAGAAGCttacctggagagaaagctgtggaagaggaagaggagaccGCAAATGTAGAGTTGTCTGAGAAACTTCGCAGTCAATATGGAACTCCAATGTTTGGTGCCCCTGGGCATACCCTACATCCAGGGGAACCAGCCCTTGGAGAAGTGGAGGAGCGCTGCCTCAGCCCAGATGACAGCACAGTGAAGATGGCTTCTCCTCCAGCATCTGGCCCACCTAGTGCCACTCATACACCCTTTCATCAGTCCCCAGTGGAAGAAAAATCTGAGCCCCAAGAATTTCAAGAAGCAGATTCCCTGGGAGATACTAGGCATATACAAGGTATAGAAAAGGAAGACACTGCAGAGGAGACAGTTGAGCCTGGGCCTGAAGAGTGCATATTAGAGAAGGAGGTTAAGATATCTCCTCCCAGGAGTCCCCAGGCCCAGGAAGCACCTGTCAGCATTACTGGGAGACACACAGGCTGCACCATTCAACTGTTACCAGAACAGGACAAAGCAATAGTCTTTGAGACTATGGAGGCAGGAGAACCTACAAGTCCAAATTCGGGAGCAGAAGTCCTTCCCAGAGACCTGAGGACATCACTACAAGAATCTGACAAACCTCAGAAAGATGAAGTGCCCCAATTTCCTGATCATAGTCTCTCCTCTGAAGATGCAGAGTCTGTCTCTATCCTCAGTGTGGTCTCTCCAGATGCTGCCAACCAAGAACCCACCCCCAAGTCTCCCTGTGGCCTGAAAGAGCAGCACCTAAACAAAAATCTTTGGCCAGAGATGTCTCCAGAGGACACCCGgtcactttctctttctgaagAGAGTCCCAGCAAAGAGACCTCTCTGGATATCTCTTCTAAGCAGCTCTCTCCAGAAAGCCTTGGCACCCTCCAGTTTGGGGAACTAAgccttggaaaggaagaaaaggggcCTCTAATGCTAGCTGAGGACACTCCTCAACCCTCAGCCACTGTGTCTGTTCTAGAGCCCCATGCAGCAACAGTGTTACCTCCCACAGATGAGGCCACTGAATATCCTGCACAGATAGACATCACAGATGAGAGTCCTGACAGAAAATTACCTACCAGCTCCTTCTCTCACGCTACACTGTTGGAAAATGGAAAGCATTCACCTGGTGTGATCACAAGCCCTGGTGAACACATTCTGACTGCTGACAGCTCTCTCACCAAGAGTCCTGAGTCTTTGCCAAGCCCTGCCATGGAGGACATTGCTATGGAATGGGAAGATAAAGTTCCAGGGTCAAAAGATAAAACCCCAGAGCAGGACAAGATACCTGAGCCAAAGGATGAATTCCTACAGAAGGACAAAACTCTGGAGCAGAAGGATATTGTCATAGAGCAGAAGGGTATAGTCATCGGTCAGAAAGATGAGGCTTTGGAAGAAAAGAGCAAGGCTGGGGAACAGGAGGATAAGGCTTTAGAACAAAAAGACGAAGACTTAGAACAAAAAACCAAGTCTCTGGATCAGAAGGACATGGCCCTGGAACCAAAATCCAtagacttaaaagaaaataacagagacTCAGAACTAAGAGAAAAGGCCCTGGGACAAAAGGACATGGACTTGGaacaaaaagatacagatttaaaacaaaaagacatagaACAAAAAGACAAGGCCCTAGAACAGAAGGACAAGATCCTAGGAGAAAAAGACAGAGCTTCAAAACAGAAAGTCAGAGATTttgaacaaaaagaggaagagtttGAATGTGAATACAAGGCTCCAGAGGTCAGCGTACCTGAACAGAAAGATaagactgagaaacagaatgacAAGACCTTAGAAAAGAAAGATCAGGCCTTGGAAGAAAAATATTGGGCCTTAGGACAGAAGGATGAAGCCCTGGAACAAAACAATAAGGCTGATGAACAGAAAAGTAAGGCTCTGGAAGAAAAGGACAAAACATGGAGACAGGAGAGCCCAGAGCAAGATGATAAAGccatgaaagaaaaggagaagatcCTAGAAGAAAAATCCCCAAAAAAGGTCAAAGCTGTGGAACAGATAGAAGAAGCTCTGCTGGAGAAGACCAAGGCTCTGGGGTTGGAAGAGATCCCAGTACAGGAAGACAAGATCCAAGAGCAAGAAGAGAAGTACTGGAAGAAGGAGCAGGATGTGGTACAAGAGTGGCGAGAAATAGCTCCAATCAGGGCAGAGCCAGTAGGAGAACAGAAAGAAACTGCCCCAGCATGGAAGGACACATCTCCTGAGAAGGAGGACAGGTACTGGAGGGGCAGAGAGGAGATAGCCCTGGAACAAGATCCATACTGGAGGGAGTTGAGCTGTGAGAGGAAGGTCTGGTTCCCTCATGAGCTGGATGGCCAGGGGGCCCACTCACGGTATGCTGAGGAGCGAGAAAGCACTTTTCTTGATGAGGGGCCAGATGATGAACGAGAAGTACCCCCCCTGGAGCATACCCCCCGAAGCCCCTGGGCCTCAGACTTCAAGGGTTTTCAGGAGCCCTCGTCACAGAAGGGACAGGAGGTGGAGCACTGGCTTGCAGAGTCACCAGTTGGGCAGCCACCAGAGGAAGAAGATAAGCTGACCCGTTCCCCCTTTGAGATCatctcccctccagcctctccacctgAAATAGTTGGACAGAGGGTTCCTCCAGCCCCAGGACAAGAAGGCCCAATCCCAGAGCCTAAGCCCATGACACCCATGAGGAGTGAACCCACCACCCCCTCATGGCTAGCTGACATCCCACCATGGGTGCCCAAGGACAgacccctgccccctgctcccctctccccagctccAGCTCCCCCATCCTCTGCTCCAGAGCCACTCACTCCTGCACCCTTCTCCTGGGGCACACTGGAGTATGACAGTGTGGTGGCTGCAGTGCAGGAAGGGGCAGCTGAGTTGGAAGGTGGGCCATACTCCCCCCTGGGGAAGGATTACCGCAAAgctgaaggagaaagggaagatgaAGGTGGAACTGGTGCTTCTGACAGCAGCCCCTGCAGCTCAAAGATCTCAGAGGCTGACAAGAGCCATGCCACCACAGAGCAGGACCAGACTGAGCCAGAGCAGAGAGAACCCACACCCTATCCTGATGAGAGAAGCTTTCAGTATGCAGACATCTATGAGCAAATGATGCTTACTGGACTTGGCCCAGCATGCCCTACTAGGGAGCCTCCTCTTGGGGCAGCTGGGGATTGGCCCTCACACATCTCAACCAAGGAAGAGGCTGCTGGCCGAAACACATCGGCAGAGAAGGAGCTTCCATCTCCTGTCTCACCTAATAGCCTCCAATCTGACACTTCAACCTTCAGCTACGCTGCCCTGGTAGGACCCACCGTACCCTCTAGACAAGAGCTTGAACCAGGGCCGAGTGTGGAGCCCGGCCCCACTCCACCTGCAGTGCCCCCCCGTGCTCCTATCCCTCTGAGCAAAGGCCCAAGCCCCCCTCTTAATGGTAACATCCTGAGCTGTAGCCCTGATAGGAGAACTTCCTCCCCCAAGGAGTCAGGTCAGGGTCACTGGGATAATACCACTAGTGACTCAGAGCTGGAGAAGGGGGCTCAGGAACAGTCAGAGAAAGAGGCCCAATCCCCAACTCCCCCACATCTGATCCCTTCAGGGCCTTCCACATTGTGGCCTGCAAGTGAGGCACTTACCAGTTCTTCCTCGGGCTCACCCTTGGGTCCTACTAGACCCAGTCTGGACTTCCCAGCTTCAGCCTTTGGCTTCTCCTCATTGCAGCCAGCTCCCCCACAACTGCCCTCTCCAGCTGAACCTCGCTCAGCACCCTGTGGCTCCCTTGCCTTCTCTGGGAATCGAGCTCTGGTTCTGGTTCCAGGGCCCCCAACCAAAGCCCGGCATGATGAATACCTAGAAGTAACTAAGGCCCCCAGTTTGGACTCCTCACTGCCTCAGCTCCCATCACCCAGCTCTCCTGGGGTCCCTCTCCTCTCCAATCTGCCCCGACCTGCCTCACCGGCCCTGTCTGAAGGCTCCTCCTCTGAGGCTACCACACCTGTGATTTCGAGTGTGGCTGAACGTTTCCCTCCAGACCTGGAGGCTGCAGAAAAGGGGTCTGGAGAGCTGATTCCAGGAATGGAGCCAGCTGCCCACAGCCTCTGGGACCTCACTCCTCTGAGTCCAGCACCCCCAGCTTCATTTGACCTAGGTCCAACTCCGGCTCCAAGCCTGTCTGGAGACATGGATGATGGCACCCTGCCCTGCCGCCTGGAGTGCTCAGGGGCAGCCACCAACAAGTCAAGCCCATTCCAGGGTCCTTCTGAAGACCATTCAGCCAATGGCCCAACTGAAATCAGCCCCAATCCTCCAGGCCCTGCTCCAGCCAAGGCTGAGAAAGAGGAGGCCGAGGCCTGCCCTGCCTGGGAACGTGGGGCCTGGCCTGAGGGAGCCGAGAGGAGAGCCGGGCCTGACACACTGCTCTCGCCTGAGCtactgtgtcctggaggagctccTGGAAGCCAATCCAGCAGTATTTCCCCTGAGGCTGAGGCTGGGCCCCAGGGATGTGCTGCTGAACCATGGCCCCACCACCAGGAGCTCTCCCCATCCTTCCTGAACCCACCCCTTCCCCGATCCACAGATGACAATGAAGTCTTGATTGAGGAAGCTCGGGTGGTAGGGAGAGGGGAACGGCGCCGGGCGGGGGGTTCAGGGGCCACAGGTGTTCCATGTCCTGGGGCTGATGAGACTCCCCCAACATCAGCCAGTGACTCAGGCTCCTCACAGTCAGATTCTGACGTTCCACCAGAAACTGAGGAATGTCCATCCATCACAGCTGAGGCTGCCCTCGACTCAGATGAAGATGGGGACTTCCTGCCTGTGGACAAAGCTGGGGGGATCAGTGGAACTCACCATCCCCGGCTTGGCCATGATCCACCCCCTCTACCCCAGCCAGACCCCCGCCCATCCCCTCCCCGCCCTGACGTGTGCATGGCTGACCCTGAGGGGCTCAGCTCAGAGTCCGGGAGGGTGGAAAGGCTACGCGAGAAGGAGAAAGTACAGGGGCGAGTAGGGCGCAAGGCCCCAGGCAGGGCCAAGCCTGTGTCCCCTGCACGGCGTCTGGATTTTCGGGGAAAACGCTCACCCACCCCTGGCAAAGGGCCTGCAGATCGAGCATCCCGGGCTCCACCCAAACCACGCAGCACTCCAAGCCAAGTCACCCCGGCAGAGGAAAAGGATGGACACAGCCCCATGTCCAAAGGCCTAGTCAATGGACTCAAGGCAGGACCGA CAGCCTTGGGTTCCAAGGGTGGCACTGGCCCCCCTGTGTATGTGGATCTCGCCTATATCCCGAATCATTGCAGTGGCAAGACTGCTGACCTTGACTTCTTCCGACGAGTACGTGCATCTTACTATGTGGTCAGTGGGAATGACCCTGCCAATGGCGAGCCAAGCCGGGCTGTGCTGGATGCGCTGCTGGAAGGCAAGGCCCAGTGGGGGGAGAATCTTCAG gTGACTCTGATCCCTACTCATGACACAGAGGTGACTCGTGAGTGGTACCAGCAGACTCATGAGCAGCAGCAACAACTGAACGTCCTGGTCCTGGCTAGCAGCAGCACCGTGGTCATGCAGGATGAATCCTTCCCAGCCTGCAAGATTGAGTTCTGA